From a region of the Chloroflexota bacterium genome:
- the cobA gene encoding uroporphyrinogen-III C-methyltransferase, whose amino-acid sequence MTREGFVALVGAGPGSADLITVKGLRRLQSADVVVFDALVLPELLAEARSDAELIPAGKRGGQHSASQDWINATLIEHAQQGKLVVRLKGGDPFVFGRGGEEAAALSAAGVAWEVVPGISSAIAAPAYAGIPVTHRDVASSVVFVTGHEDPTKPTSRINWHALAQGVDTLVFLMGITRINHTVASLIANGRPADTPTAVIRWGTTAEQKTVVAPLDQIEAAVKAAGSGAPAILIVGEVVALREQLNWFESTVLEMPEVVRAFA is encoded by the coding sequence ATGACACGCGAAGGATTTGTTGCATTAGTCGGGGCTGGTCCAGGCTCCGCCGATTTAATTACCGTCAAGGGGTTGCGCCGTTTGCAAAGTGCCGATGTCGTGGTATTTGATGCCTTGGTGTTGCCCGAATTGTTGGCCGAAGCGCGGAGCGATGCCGAGTTGATTCCAGCTGGCAAGCGCGGCGGCCAACATTCCGCCAGCCAAGATTGGATCAACGCAACCTTGATTGAGCACGCTCAGCAAGGTAAATTGGTAGTTCGGCTCAAAGGCGGCGATCCATTTGTGTTTGGGCGCGGTGGCGAGGAAGCTGCTGCTTTGAGCGCTGCTGGAGTTGCATGGGAAGTTGTGCCAGGCATTTCTTCGGCAATTGCGGCCCCTGCCTATGCGGGCATTCCAGTGACTCATCGCGATGTAGCTTCATCGGTCGTTTTTGTGACAGGCCATGAAGATCCAACCAAGCCAACCAGCCGAATCAATTGGCATGCTTTGGCGCAAGGCGTTGATACCTTGGTCTTTTTGATGGGAATTACGCGAATCAACCACACGGTTGCCAGTTTGATTGCCAATGGTCGCCCAGCCGACACTCCAACTGCGGTGATTCGCTGGGGCACGACTGCCGAACAAAAAACGGTGGTCGCACCACTTGATCAAATTGAGGCTGCGGTTAAAGCGGCGGGCAGCGGCGCACCAGCGATTTTAATTGTGGGTGAAGTTGTGGCGTTGCGCGAACAACTCAATTGGTTTGAATCAACAGTGCTCGAAATGCCCGAAGTTGTACGAGCATTCGCCTAA
- a CDS encoding CapA family protein — translation MRRLSLLVLLGIFVACSSTTTTEPSQLALAPTATTAKTATLEPTKTPEPTSTTLPTATIEPSPTPEPKIELAIVGDIMLARSIGERILSDGPEQPFAGVREHLVNADLTIGNLETAIADAGEPAPKAYRFLAPPESVDSLSDAGFDLVSLANNHSLDWGESALSETIGLLNEAEIANVGAGMNAEQAYRPVIIEKNGLRLAFLAYVNVPVERGGFVTESWTATADQPGLAWAEPAVIAADVAAIRPSVDHVIILLHSGYEGIDQPNEIQRSNAYAALDAGATLVLGAHPHVLQGYELRSNGQFIAWSLGNFVFDGFDGTPSLDSAILHLTLDKTGVIASRWTPVRLVEGYPQALDPASDGAYIIETIEQLSQ, via the coding sequence ATGCGGCGTTTGAGTTTGTTAGTTTTACTAGGAATTTTCGTAGCTTGTAGCAGCACGACGACCACTGAGCCAAGTCAATTGGCGCTTGCCCCAACCGCAACTACTGCGAAAACCGCAACCCTCGAACCAACCAAGACCCCCGAACCAACCAGCACGACTTTGCCGACCGCAACGATCGAGCCAAGCCCAACCCCTGAGCCGAAAATCGAGTTGGCGATCGTTGGTGATATTATGCTAGCCCGCTCAATTGGCGAGCGCATTCTGAGCGATGGCCCTGAGCAACCATTTGCTGGAGTACGTGAACACTTGGTCAATGCCGATTTGACGATTGGCAACCTTGAAACTGCTATTGCCGATGCTGGTGAGCCAGCGCCCAAAGCCTATCGCTTTTTAGCTCCACCCGAAAGCGTAGATAGCCTCAGCGATGCTGGCTTTGATCTGGTTTCGTTGGCCAATAACCATAGCCTAGATTGGGGCGAATCGGCATTGAGCGAAACAATCGGTTTGTTGAATGAAGCTGAGATTGCCAATGTTGGCGCAGGAATGAACGCTGAGCAAGCCTATCGCCCGGTTATTATTGAGAAAAATGGCTTACGCCTAGCATTTTTAGCCTATGTGAACGTGCCAGTCGAACGCGGTGGCTTTGTGACTGAATCGTGGACGGCAACTGCCGATCAGCCTGGCTTAGCGTGGGCCGAGCCAGCCGTGATTGCTGCCGATGTTGCGGCGATTCGACCAAGTGTCGATCATGTGATTATCTTATTGCATAGTGGCTATGAGGGAATCGATCAGCCAAATGAGATTCAGCGCAGCAATGCCTATGCGGCTTTAGATGCTGGGGCAACTTTGGTTTTGGGGGCGCATCCCCACGTTTTGCAAGGCTACGAATTACGTTCAAACGGCCAATTTATAGCCTGGAGCTTAGGCAATTTTGTGTTTGATGGTTTTGATGGTACGCCGAGCCTTGATAGCGCCATTTTACACCTGACCCTCGATAAAACCGGGGTGATTGCCTCACGCTGGACACCCGTGCGCTTAGTTGAGGGCTATCCGCAAGCGCTTGATCCGGCCAGCGATGGTGCCTATATCATCGAGACAATCGAGCAATTGAGTCAGTAA
- a CDS encoding glycerol-3-phosphate acyltransferase, with protein sequence MLIGLFGLLGYLVGGIPFAVPVVLLLSGQDVRSTGSGNVGARNSLRVAGAWAGVLVLVLDALKAIIPMLVTDAILADQWPVALVGVTAVLGHCYSPYLLVRSLKTPWQHWRHWLLIVGGQGLATGLGVISVLAPILALPLLALGAFFALGLKRSSWAALVMIGAAPLAAYFFGYMNVVWLSIGACAIIILSKLWQDYPFKE encoded by the coding sequence ATGCTGATCGGATTATTTGGGTTATTGGGATATTTAGTTGGTGGAATTCCCTTCGCTGTGCCAGTTGTGCTGCTGTTAAGTGGCCAAGATGTGCGTTCAACTGGCTCAGGCAATGTGGGGGCACGGAATTCGTTGCGGGTGGCAGGTGCTTGGGCTGGGGTGCTAGTGTTGGTACTCGATGCTCTCAAAGCGATCATCCCCATGCTCGTTACCGACGCGATTTTGGCTGACCAATGGCCAGTAGCGCTGGTGGGGGTTACGGCGGTTTTGGGTCATTGCTACTCGCCCTATTTGCTAGTACGCAGTTTGAAAACGCCTTGGCAACACTGGCGGCACTGGCTTTTAATCGTTGGTGGTCAGGGTTTAGCAACTGGCTTAGGCGTAATTAGTGTGCTTGCGCCAATTTTGGCCTTGCCACTGCTAGCTTTAGGCGCTTTTTTTGCACTGGGATTAAAACGTAGTAGTTGGGCGGCGCTCGTGATGATCGGGGCTGCGCCGCTCGCTGCCTATTTCTTCGGCTATATGAACGTTGTTTGGCTCAGCATTGGAGCATGTGCAATCATTATTTTGAGCAAGCTTTGGCAAGATTATCCATTTAAAGAGTAA
- a CDS encoding iron-siderophore ABC transporter substrate-binding protein, translated as MQRFLALIGLVSILTACGSSAATQAPTAAPTTAAAATATTASEPTAAATEAAAEATTAPADSAAGTRTIKHVLGETTITGTPQRVVVLEWVYVENLLALGVQPVGVADIEGYNTWVDVPVELGPDATDVGTRGEANLETIASLKPDLIITLKYDADKNYPQYSAIAPTLVFNPYPESGDQYAEMIDTFNTIADVLGKTEEAKAVLSKMEQTYADAKQTLATAGFENAPYVLAQAYTSNNAAEIRLFTDNSMIAKLIAKTGLKNGWTDSAFQVYGFSTVSSEVLAQLGDVHFMYVVADDDNPFASGTIKPFWDSLEFVKKGQAYPLGGDVWFFGGPLSAEVLAQRVVKSLTKQ; from the coding sequence ATGCAACGATTTTTGGCATTAATTGGCTTGGTCAGTATTTTGACTGCCTGTGGTTCATCGGCAGCAACCCAAGCACCTACAGCCGCCCCAACCACCGCCGCTGCCGCAACCGCGACAACTGCTAGTGAACCAACCGCTGCTGCAACCGAAGCCGCCGCTGAAGCAACCACTGCCCCAGCTGATAGCGCTGCTGGCACGCGCACGATCAAGCACGTTTTAGGCGAAACCACAATCACTGGCACGCCGCAACGGGTGGTTGTGCTCGAATGGGTTTACGTCGAAAACTTGTTGGCCTTGGGCGTGCAACCAGTTGGCGTTGCTGATATCGAAGGCTACAACACATGGGTCGATGTTCCAGTTGAATTAGGCCCAGATGCAACCGATGTTGGAACCCGCGGCGAAGCCAATCTCGAAACGATTGCTTCACTCAAGCCTGATTTGATCATCACGCTCAAATATGATGCTGATAAAAACTATCCTCAATACAGTGCAATTGCTCCAACCTTGGTGTTCAATCCCTATCCTGAATCAGGCGATCAATATGCTGAAATGATCGACACCTTCAACACGATTGCTGATGTGTTGGGCAAAACTGAAGAAGCCAAAGCTGTGTTGAGCAAGATGGAGCAAACCTACGCTGATGCCAAGCAAACTTTGGCAACCGCTGGCTTTGAAAATGCGCCATATGTCTTGGCCCAAGCCTATACCTCAAACAACGCCGCTGAAATTCGCTTGTTCACCGACAACTCGATGATTGCCAAATTGATCGCTAAAACTGGCCTCAAAAATGGCTGGACTGATAGCGCATTCCAAGTTTATGGCTTCTCGACCGTGAGTAGCGAAGTGCTGGCCCAACTTGGCGATGTGCACTTTATGTATGTTGTAGCCGATGATGACAACCCATTTGCTAGCGGCACAATCAAGCCCTTCTGGGATAGCCTTGAGTTTGTCAAAAAAGGCCAAGCTTACCCCTTGGGTGGCGACGTTTGGTTCTTTGGCGGCCCTTTGTCAGCCGAAGTCTTGGCCCAACGAGTGGTCAAAAGCTTAACCAAACAATAA
- a CDS encoding iron ABC transporter permease, with protein MKTFPWITIRPKFGTFSLRIDRRLPKVALIIALLVMAIMVVNMGVGQYEISPLDVVKTLLGMKTGDPQHVLIVRTLRLPRMLLSALVGLALGTSGALLQGLTRNPLADPSIMGINTGAGLVAVILTILVRDFPARWIPVAAFAGALVAAGLMYVLAWRKGGDSPMRLVLIGVGLSAVGSAVTTLVITIGNIYDVQRAMIWLTGSVYGRSWVDFWAFAPWVAIAVPLAWFQARQLNSLHLGEDVALGLGLNVGRQRAWILFVAVALAGASVAVAGVISFVGLIAPHVARRLVGTDHTGLVPTAGMLGALLLVASDWIGRTIAAPNEIPCGLVTAVIGVPFFLSMLYQHARTK; from the coding sequence ATGAAAACTTTTCCATGGATTACGATTCGCCCTAAGTTTGGCACGTTTTCGCTGCGAATCGACCGCCGTTTGCCCAAGGTTGCGCTGATTATCGCGCTGCTGGTCATGGCAATTATGGTGGTCAACATGGGCGTTGGCCAATATGAAATTAGCCCGCTCGATGTAGTTAAAACCTTACTCGGCATGAAAACTGGCGATCCGCAACATGTGCTAATTGTGCGCACCCTGCGCTTGCCACGCATGCTGCTTTCGGCCTTGGTTGGTTTGGCGCTTGGCACATCCGGCGCGTTGTTACAGGGCTTGACCCGCAATCCCTTGGCCGATCCCAGCATTATGGGCATCAACACTGGCGCTGGCCTAGTGGCCGTTATCTTGACGATTCTGGTGCGCGATTTTCCAGCGCGTTGGATTCCAGTCGCAGCGTTTGCTGGGGCGCTAGTCGCGGCAGGCTTGATGTATGTCTTGGCATGGCGCAAGGGTGGCGATTCGCCGATGCGCTTGGTCTTGATTGGGGTTGGCTTGAGTGCGGTTGGTTCCGCTGTCACAACTCTCGTGATCACGATTGGCAATATTTACGATGTGCAACGCGCGATGATTTGGCTAACGGGCAGCGTGTATGGCCGCTCGTGGGTTGATTTTTGGGCCTTTGCGCCGTGGGTGGCGATTGCTGTGCCGTTAGCTTGGTTTCAGGCTCGTCAACTGAATAGCCTGCATCTTGGCGAAGATGTGGCCTTGGGCTTGGGCTTGAACGTTGGTCGCCAACGCGCTTGGATTTTGTTTGTCGCTGTGGCCTTGGCTGGCGCAAGCGTCGCCGTGGCTGGTGTGATCAGCTTTGTGGGCTTGATTGCGCCACACGTTGCTCGCCGCTTGGTTGGTACCGATCACACGGGGCTTGTGCCAACCGCAGGCATGCTTGGCGCGTTGCTGCTGGTCGCTTCCGACTGGATTGGCCGCACGATTGCCGCGCCCAACGAAATTCCTTGTGGCTTGGTCACCGCCGTGATTGGTGTACCGTTCTTTTTGTCAATGCTCTACCAACATGCCCGAACAAAGTGA
- a CDS encoding SDR family oxidoreductase, which yields MLLSGKIAVIYGAAGSIGSAVARGFAREGARVFLTGRKQTSLETLAHEIREAGGLAEVALVDALDQPAIEAHLADVIAQTGRIDISFNAIWIRGDLQGTPLVQMPAEHFSLPIMTGVTTHFLTATAAARAMIKQQSGVILTLSASSSVLSGRERRYHLTGGFSTACSAIEGFTYSLAGEVGVHGVRVVCLRSDALPETWGTPAEQIQQYMQAGTALGRLPSLNEVANSAILVASDYASAMTGTIANLTCGSIMA from the coding sequence ATGCTATTGAGCGGTAAAATTGCAGTGATTTATGGGGCAGCAGGCTCGATTGGTAGCGCCGTGGCACGCGGCTTCGCTCGCGAAGGGGCAAGGGTCTTTTTAACTGGTCGCAAGCAAACCAGCCTTGAAACGCTGGCCCATGAGATTCGTGAAGCAGGTGGCTTGGCAGAAGTAGCGTTGGTTGATGCACTTGATCAACCAGCAATTGAAGCCCATTTAGCCGATGTGATTGCCCAAACAGGCCGCATCGATATTTCATTCAACGCGATCTGGATTCGCGGCGATTTACAAGGCACGCCATTAGTGCAAATGCCAGCTGAGCATTTTAGCTTGCCAATTATGACTGGAGTTACCACCCACTTTTTGACTGCGACTGCGGCTGCACGCGCAATGATCAAACAGCAATCGGGAGTAATTTTGACGCTCTCAGCTTCTTCCTCCGTTCTATCGGGCCGTGAACGACGCTATCACTTGACTGGCGGATTTAGCACAGCTTGCAGTGCAATCGAAGGTTTTACCTATAGTTTGGCTGGTGAGGTTGGGGTGCATGGAGTACGCGTTGTGTGCTTACGCTCCGATGCCTTACCCGAAACCTGGGGCACACCTGCCGAGCAAATTCAGCAATATATGCAGGCTGGCACAGCACTTGGGCGTTTACCAAGCTTGAATGAAGTGGCAAATAGCGCAATTTTAGTAGCCTCAGATTATGCTAGCGCCATGACTGGCACGATTGCCAATCTCACCTGCGGATCAATTATGGCCTAG
- a CDS encoding ferric iron reductase: MSVGSSPLAQSLERAATLDQYLVARIAEPNEPDWLPATSLTDPATLSTILEGFAASRKLAKRRLTGSFFISSYVWYLAGAAIASLLIDQRIPDLDRANVLARFPSNGNADQAAIAFASQRFFGLAVDQSQTGATVVADKASLREQLRQQFEQHLDPVVQLVADQSGLGQRAQWNIIADRCAGIFLRVGQRLDQVAAACEEGMAFVGAKGSAMKASKTGYIQLDTASDACATFLQRGGCCLYYQVEGGRNCNDCPLLPTAERLQRMAGITN; encoded by the coding sequence ATGAGCGTAGGAAGTAGCCCACTTGCCCAAAGCCTGGAACGCGCCGCGACCTTGGATCAATACTTGGTTGCGCGGATTGCCGAACCAAACGAGCCAGATTGGTTGCCTGCGACATCATTGACCGATCCAGCGACGCTAAGCACTATTTTGGAAGGCTTTGCGGCCTCGCGCAAGCTAGCCAAGCGCCGCTTGACAGGCTCGTTCTTTATTAGTTCATATGTTTGGTATTTGGCTGGAGCCGCGATTGCCAGCTTACTGATCGATCAACGGATTCCCGACCTTGATCGAGCCAATGTGCTGGCACGTTTTCCTAGCAACGGCAATGCTGATCAGGCTGCAATCGCCTTTGCTTCGCAACGTTTTTTCGGCTTAGCTGTTGATCAAAGCCAAACTGGCGCAACCGTTGTTGCAGATAAAGCCAGCTTGCGCGAACAATTACGCCAGCAATTCGAGCAGCATCTTGATCCAGTGGTGCAATTGGTCGCTGATCAATCAGGCTTAGGCCAACGTGCCCAGTGGAACATCATCGCCGATCGCTGTGCTGGCATTTTCTTGCGGGTTGGCCAGCGGCTTGATCAAGTTGCTGCTGCTTGTGAAGAGGGCATGGCCTTTGTTGGAGCTAAAGGTTCGGCCATGAAGGCCAGTAAAACTGGTTATATTCAACTGGATACTGCAAGTGATGCCTGTGCAACCTTCCTGCAGCGTGGTGGTTGCTGCTTGTACTACCAAGTTGAAGGTGGTCGCAACTGCAACGATTGCCCGCTATTACCCACCGCCGAGCGCTTGCAACGCATGGCGGGCATAACTAACTAA
- a CDS encoding ABC transporter ATP-binding protein has product MLATDTLTLGYDGPNILDQLSITLPAGQITALIGPNGCGKSTLLRGLARLIKPKHGSVVLDGHDIQRIPTRQLATQLGILPQNPVAPEGLTVRELVAQGRYPHQRWFQQWSAADETAVRSALEITNMVELADRAVDALSGGQRQRAWIAMTLAQETDIILLDEPTTFLDLAHQVEVLQLLEQLNRQSGRTIVMVVHDLNHATRHADHVIALRAGVVQAAGAPRDVITPSLLRTVFGIEAEVIPDPRSGVPLCIPYGLCAAEASDSLLHADAVGNRA; this is encoded by the coding sequence ATGTTAGCAACCGATACATTAACCCTGGGCTACGACGGCCCCAACATTCTCGATCAGTTGTCGATCACGCTGCCTGCTGGGCAGATCACCGCTTTGATTGGCCCCAATGGTTGTGGCAAATCGACCTTATTGCGTGGCTTGGCACGTTTGATCAAGCCCAAGCATGGCTCAGTTGTGCTTGATGGCCACGATATTCAGCGCATCCCGACCCGCCAATTAGCAACCCAACTCGGCATTTTGCCGCAAAATCCGGTTGCGCCTGAAGGCTTGACCGTGCGTGAGTTGGTGGCGCAAGGTCGTTATCCCCATCAACGTTGGTTTCAGCAATGGTCGGCGGCTGACGAAACAGCTGTTCGCTCGGCGCTCGAAATCACCAATATGGTTGAACTCGCCGATCGGGCGGTCGATGCCCTGTCGGGCGGACAACGCCAACGGGCTTGGATCGCCATGACCCTCGCCCAAGAAACCGATATTATCCTGCTTGACGAGCCAACCACCTTTTTGGATTTGGCGCATCAAGTTGAAGTCTTACAGCTTTTAGAACAGCTTAATCGTCAATCAGGCCGCACGATTGTGATGGTGGTGCATGATTTGAACCATGCCACGCGCCATGCTGATCATGTGATTGCGCTGCGAGCTGGCGTTGTGCAAGCCGCCGGAGCGCCGCGCGATGTAATTACACCGTCGTTATTACGCACCGTGTTTGGCATCGAAGCTGAAGTTATCCCCGATCCGCGCAGCGGAGTGCCATTGTGCATTCCCTATGGCTTATGTGCTGCGGAAGCATCAGATTCTCTCTTGCATGCGGATGCTGTTGGCAACCGCGCTTAA
- a CDS encoding beta-galactosidase, whose amino-acid sequence MTSRLWMGWLIGSLIAWLLGIPTLAASTPQLPQADLIIAKPLGVFAASGSQNAAVIGHEQVHGGLVRIPWNLLETSPGVYNWQQVDLVVAKIRAAGKYWSLAVLAGPATPNWLYETPYNAPRIRYLFQGNETTVAPAWHPAVRERLRLLALAMAEKYANDPSLMLVYVSQMTANGIEGQLPFERDLLPSGTTWAALGWSADGWVTTVTGITSDFAAAFPQKALAVELHYVLNDPQIPRRIGDSICGNSAFAGRVGIAIWWLSGRETYQPDLLDYFRQADCDKYGQVIGSSDQSDRFPAEGYAMMFAQARELGLRYIEPWEQEFTTLCCTWEAEFAAFNAWSVANFGATVFLPWVTENP is encoded by the coding sequence ATGACGAGCCGTTTGTGGATGGGCTGGTTGATTGGCAGTTTAATTGCTTGGCTACTAGGAATACCGACGTTGGCAGCCTCGACTCCTCAATTGCCGCAAGCAGATCTGATTATTGCCAAACCATTAGGCGTATTTGCTGCTTCAGGTTCACAGAATGCGGCTGTCATCGGGCATGAGCAAGTCCATGGTGGTTTGGTGCGCATCCCTTGGAATCTGTTGGAGACGAGTCCTGGCGTTTATAATTGGCAGCAGGTTGATCTGGTGGTGGCGAAAATTCGGGCTGCGGGGAAATATTGGTCGCTGGCAGTGCTGGCTGGCCCTGCTACACCGAATTGGTTATATGAAACACCCTACAATGCTCCGCGCATCCGCTATTTGTTCCAAGGCAACGAAACGACCGTGGCTCCCGCGTGGCATCCAGCAGTTCGTGAGCGATTGCGGCTTTTGGCACTTGCAATGGCTGAAAAGTATGCCAATGATCCATCGCTGATGCTTGTGTATGTTAGCCAGATGACCGCAAATGGGATCGAGGGCCAACTGCCGTTTGAGCGTGATCTTTTACCAAGTGGTACAACTTGGGCGGCGCTCGGGTGGAGTGCTGATGGTTGGGTAACAACTGTTACAGGTATTACTAGCGATTTTGCGGCGGCGTTTCCCCAAAAAGCCTTGGCGGTCGAACTGCATTATGTGCTCAATGACCCACAAATTCCTCGTCGAATCGGCGACTCAATTTGCGGTAATTCTGCTTTTGCTGGGCGGGTTGGCATTGCAATTTGGTGGCTTTCTGGGCGCGAGACCTATCAACCCGATTTATTAGACTATTTTCGTCAAGCCGATTGCGACAAATACGGTCAGGTCATTGGCTCCTCAGATCAGTCGGATCGCTTTCCTGCAGAGGGCTACGCCATGATGTTTGCCCAAGCGAGGGAGTTAGGTCTACGGTATATTGAGCCATGGGAGCAAGAATTTACAACCTTGTGCTGCACGTGGGAAGCGGAATTTGCTGCGTTCAATGCTTGGTCAGTGGCTAACTTTGGGGCAACAGTCTTTTTGCCATGGGTAACCGAAAACCCTTAA
- a CDS encoding iron-siderophore ABC transporter substrate-binding protein yields MVRFTRLLSCGLLLTVLAACGGAASTPTSAPAATATTAPTEVAAATATTAPTEAAVVEATATAASDTTTTSGKRTFTHALGEISIPNVPQRVIALDWMYLEDVLALGVQPVGAIDLENYPKWIDLPLTIDPSVVSIGANPAPDFESIAALKPDLILVGSLRGETIYDQLNAIAPTMMFNPYLKEGEGQPYDEMTTTFSTIAAVLGKETEGAAVLSKMEQTFADSKAQLAAAGLADANVLVAQTYASNNAAEVRLFTDNAAVMEIIKRLGLKNAWSDPTYQVWGFSSVGTEALAQFGDVHMLYITEENNDPFQSAAIKPYWDSLEFVKKGQAHTLDSQTWTFGGPIAAEVFAQRVTEALLSESN; encoded by the coding sequence ATGGTTCGTTTTACCCGTTTACTCTCGTGTGGCTTGCTACTGACGGTGTTAGCAGCCTGTGGCGGTGCCGCCAGCACCCCAACTAGCGCCCCAGCAGCGACCGCGACTACGGCTCCAACCGAGGTTGCCGCCGCTACTGCCACAACCGCGCCAACCGAAGCCGCCGTGGTCGAAGCAACTGCCACCGCCGCTAGCGATACAACCACTACTTCTGGCAAGCGCACTTTCACCCATGCCTTGGGAGAAATCAGCATTCCCAACGTGCCACAACGGGTGATCGCTCTTGATTGGATGTATTTGGAAGATGTGTTGGCTTTGGGCGTGCAACCAGTTGGCGCAATCGATTTGGAAAATTATCCCAAGTGGATCGATTTGCCTTTGACGATTGATCCCAGTGTGGTTTCAATCGGCGCAAATCCAGCGCCTGATTTTGAATCGATTGCTGCGTTGAAGCCTGACCTGATTTTGGTTGGCTCGTTGCGGGGCGAAACAATTTACGATCAATTAAATGCTATCGCCCCAACCATGATGTTCAATCCCTACTTGAAAGAGGGCGAAGGCCAGCCATACGACGAAATGACCACAACATTTAGCACAATCGCAGCGGTGTTGGGCAAAGAAACCGAAGGCGCAGCCGTGTTGAGCAAAATGGAACAAACTTTTGCTGATTCCAAAGCACAACTAGCAGCGGCTGGTTTGGCTGATGCTAACGTGTTGGTGGCGCAAACCTATGCCAGCAACAACGCCGCCGAAGTGCGTTTGTTCACCGATAACGCCGCCGTGATGGAAATTATCAAGCGTTTGGGCTTAAAAAACGCTTGGTCAGACCCAACTTATCAAGTTTGGGGCTTCTCGTCGGTTGGCACCGAAGCCTTGGCTCAGTTTGGTGATGTGCATATGCTTTACATAACCGAAGAAAATAACGATCCCTTCCAGAGCGCCGCGATCAAGCCCTACTGGGATAGTCTAGAGTTTGTCAAAAAAGGCCAAGCGCATACCTTGGATAGCCAAACTTGGACTTTTGGTGGCCCAATTGCCGCCGAAGTGTTTGCCCAACGGGTCACCGAAGCACTCTTATCGGAAAGCAACTAA
- a CDS encoding diacylglycerol kinase family lipid kinase, producing MSKLRLAVILNPHSNRQRAAHQAPHIMAMLSHFGLEATLFQTTHIGHATHLAQQCVAENNWDGIIAAGGDGTINEIVNGMAGSQLPLSFIPLGTGNDFIKMLKLPANSIVEAVRSIAANRLRRIDLGMINQHWFINGVGIGLDANVAIEAQKLKRIKGGLVYMIAVLKSILSYEARDLLIETDDLTLQKRINMATVGNGGYHGGGFWITPESQIDDGMLDVCLTGEQSRWSMVRDSSRVRQGTHTNLPSVTMIKTRTFKLYSERGVPVHVDGEVFSASLHEINITIQPAALTIRV from the coding sequence ATGTCAAAACTGCGGCTAGCAGTCATTTTGAATCCCCATTCCAATCGCCAACGAGCCGCCCACCAAGCCCCTCACATTATGGCCATGCTCAGCCATTTTGGGCTTGAAGCTACCTTATTCCAAACTACCCACATCGGCCATGCCACACACTTGGCCCAGCAGTGTGTCGCTGAAAACAATTGGGATGGAATTATCGCGGCGGGTGGCGATGGCACGATTAATGAAATTGTCAATGGCATGGCTGGATCGCAATTGCCATTGAGTTTTATTCCGCTGGGCACTGGTAACGATTTTATCAAAATGCTCAAATTGCCAGCTAATAGCATTGTCGAAGCCGTTCGATCAATTGCTGCCAATCGCTTGCGCCGCATCGACCTTGGCATGATCAATCAGCATTGGTTTATCAATGGCGTGGGGATTGGCCTCGATGCCAATGTAGCGATCGAGGCCCAAAAACTTAAACGGATCAAAGGTGGCTTGGTCTATATGATCGCAGTGCTTAAATCGATTTTAAGCTACGAAGCTCGTGATTTGCTGATTGAAACTGATGATCTGACCTTGCAAAAACGGATCAATATGGCGACGGTTGGCAATGGCGGTTACCACGGCGGCGGCTTTTGGATCACGCCTGAGTCGCAAATTGACGATGGAATGCTTGATGTTTGCCTGACTGGCGAGCAATCGCGTTGGTCGATGGTGCGCGATTCGAGCCGTGTGCGCCAAGGAACCCATACCAACCTACCAAGTGTGACAATGATCAAAACCCGTACCTTTAAGCTGTATAGTGAGCGCGGCGTGCCAGTGCATGTTGATGGTGAGGTATTTAGCGCGAGCTTACACGAGATTAATATCACTATTCAGCCAGCCGCATTAACCATTCGGGTGTAG